Sequence from the Nocardia brasiliensis genome:
CGGTGCGCGACAACCCCAGGGACGTCGCACTCGGTCAGCCGATATTGGCCGACAACGCCGGAATCATCTGTTTCGTCTCCTGCTGCCAGGTGTTCCATGCGTGGATGCCGAAGGCGGGGAACGAATAGGTGACGTTGTCGGCGCCGAGGGAGGCCATGCGCACCTGGAAGGAGCGGGTGTTGACCAGCGCCATCGCCTCGAGCGCCATGCCGTAGAGCGTGGGCATGCTGGGACGGTCATCGGCCGTGGGTCGCCCGCTGCCCGCCGACACCCAGATGGGCGTGCGGTTGGCGATCAGAGTGGGCGCGAATACGAACGGATCCATCCGCAGCCACTGCGAACCCCACGGCGGGGCCATGGAATCGACGTTGTAGCCGCCCGCATCGAGCATCGCCAGCCGGATTCCCTCCCGCATGCCCGGCGCGGAGATGTTCAGGTAACCGGAAAACGCCCCAGCGAAACTGAATTGATCGGGGTAGTACGCGGCAAGCGCCAGTGCCGCACTCGCGCCCATCGACAGTCCGAACACGCCGTTGCGATTCGGGTTGAAGCCCAAACGATCCCGCAGGGCCCACCGCAGATCGCGAGATAGGAAGCTCTCCCAGTCGTAGCGATAGCTCTTGCCAGGACCGGCCCCCAGCGAGTCGGTCACGCCGGAACCGGTGCTCGCCGAACCGGTGCCGGCCGGGATGCCGAAGAACTCGCTCGGCGCGTTCCAGTTCGCATAGAAGCTGGACTGGCCGCCGACGGGCATGACCACATTGATGTTCCAATTCGCCAGGGTCTCGGCGATGTCCGTCTCGATCTCCCAGCCGCTGATGTCCTCCCGTGCCCGCATACCGTCGAGCACGTAGACGACCCGATTCGTATTCCCGTCGGCGGCACGCAGCACCCGGGTCTTGATCGGCCCCATCACCGGTGAGTCGACCCAGAAGTCGAACGCCGCCGGATTGAACGCCGCCGAGGCCCTACCCGGCCATCCGGCCGTGGCGACCAGCATGGTCAGCAGCGAAACAACCACCAGCACAACACTGTTCATCTTCGGTACTGATCGTCGTGCCGAATTCGGCTGAGCAGGAACCCTTCGCAACAAGATCGAACCCTTCGTTCGGTGACGGTCGCTGAGACCGCCGGGCACACAGACAATCCGGTCCCCGAGCCGGACGAACGCGAGCGCCACGTTGCACTCGCAGGCCTATCGGCGAAGCAGAAAGATATGTTGCCGAAAACTAGCCAAGACTTCTGTAACCTCAGTCACATATAGCCACGCTTATACTTCCGGCCATACTCGTTAGACATAACCCGCTCTAGAACGTTGTCGACGTGTATATATTCGCACGTGTCCATGTGCGGCCACACCACCGGCGAAGTCCAACCACCGGATCAGCCGAGTTGCTCCAGCGTTGCCGGATTCGCACCGCCACCGCACTTCGCCCCGGCAGGTCGGCATACCACCGTTGTTCAGCCGTGCGCGCAGTGCGCGCACATTCAGAGGGCGGCGGCCGCGGCGGTCAGTAGCTCTCTCGACCGCTCGGGCGATTCGGCTTGGACCGACAGGCGGTCCATCACGCCGCGATAGAGCTGGACCTCGTCGCTGCCGTCGAGATAGAGGGCGGTGGACAGTTGTTCGAGGTAGACGATGTCGGGGATGTCACGTTCGGCGAAGCGCAGCATCGTGAAGGAACCGCCCGCCGCGGCGTTGCCGCCGGACCCGTACGACAGCACTTGGATCGTCACACCGGGTTTGGCCGACATAGTCACCAGATGCTCGATCTGCGCGCGTTGCACGTCGACACCGCCAACCGGGCGGCGCAGCACCGCCTCGTCCAAGACCGCCCACAGCACCGGCCCGCCCTGCGCGTCGAGGACCTCCTGACGTTTGGTCCGCAGCTCGACCCGTCGCGTCGCGTCGCCGTCGGCGTGCCCTTCTGAAACCACCGCCGCGGCATAGTCCTCGGTCTGCAGCAGGCCCGGAACCAATTGGCCCTCAAAGGTTCTGATCGTACAGGCCGCGCCTTCCAGCCCGACGTAGGTCTCGAACCACTGAGGCAGCAGGTCGCTGTAGCGCTGCCACCACCCCGGCTCGTTGGCCTTGAGCGCGAGGTCGACGAACATCGCCCGCTGTTCGGTGTCGGCGACCCCGTACAGGTCGAGCAGGTCGACGATGTCACGTTCCTTGAACCCGTGGCGGCCCAACTCGAGTCGGCTGATCTTGGCGTAGGAACCACGAATGTGATCACCCGCCACCTGCGGCGTGATGCCGCACGCTTCGCGCAGTCGGCGCAACTGGCCGCCGACCGCGATCCGCAACGCCGTCGGACCCCGTTCTGCGACAGCGGGATCGATCGCAATCCGTTGCGGTGGTGCGGTCATGCGCTTCGACTCCGTTGTTGGAAGGGCATTCGGCGACGCGGCCCGGCCCCTCGCGATCCGCGGCGCGCCAACGCAGATGATAGCGGCCGAGATCACCGCGATGATCGACCACGCGTGAGTCAGATCAGGGCCGTCTCCTCGTTGATCGCCTCGGCGATGGCTCGGGCATACGGCGCCCGGACGATGCCGTGATGGGTGGTGTC
This genomic interval carries:
- a CDS encoding alpha/beta hydrolase, with the protein product MNSVVLVVVSLLTMLVATAGWPGRASAAFNPAAFDFWVDSPVMGPIKTRVLRAADGNTNRVVYVLDGMRAREDISGWEIETDIAETLANWNINVVMPVGGQSSFYANWNAPSEFFGIPAGTGSASTGSGVTDSLGAGPGKSYRYDWESFLSRDLRWALRDRLGFNPNRNGVFGLSMGASAALALAAYYPDQFSFAGAFSGYLNISAPGMREGIRLAMLDAGGYNVDSMAPPWGSQWLRMDPFVFAPTLIANRTPIWVSAGSGRPTADDRPSMPTLYGMALEAMALVNTRSFQVRMASLGADNVTYSFPAFGIHAWNTWQQETKQMIPALSANIG
- a CDS encoding helix-turn-helix domain-containing protein is translated as MTAPPQRIAIDPAVAERGPTALRIAVGGQLRRLREACGITPQVAGDHIRGSYAKISRLELGRHGFKERDIVDLLDLYGVADTEQRAMFVDLALKANEPGWWQRYSDLLPQWFETYVGLEGAACTIRTFEGQLVPGLLQTEDYAAAVVSEGHADGDATRRVELRTKRQEVLDAQGGPVLWAVLDEAVLRRPVGGVDVQRAQIEHLVTMSAKPGVTIQVLSYGSGGNAAAGGSFTMLRFAERDIPDIVYLEQLSTALYLDGSDEVQLYRGVMDRLSVQAESPERSRELLTAAAAAL